The genomic interval TTGACAATATACTAAAGAAACTGAAAGTGGTATGGCGTGTAACAATTACTTTGTTTGCTCTATGTATAAATTGGTCATTATTTCAGTTCCTAATTGTTTCCTATTATCTTTTTCTTGTCATTTGATCGTTGCTCCCATCTTCTTTGGCAGCAATCCGCTACTCCTGCTATAAAAGGTACCTGACGGTGTTTGTGCGTATAGTTCTTATTTTCATCTTGTTAGGTGTTGTTTGATAACATTTTTGGTGTAGCAGAATTTGAAGATGATGTAAGCAATTCACCAGATAGTACACCAAAGGAAGCTAAACCAACAAACAATGAAGTTACCAAAGTTACCCGACCCCAAGGAAGGTTGGTTTGCTCCCATAGCTTCAGTATTTGTATTTCTGTatctattttttcttctctttacaGTTTACGCAATACTTATTTCAGAtataagaaaagagagagggggaaaagtGTGAGCGGTTATTCAGCAAAAGATCTTGAAGGCATACTTGTGAGTTGTTATTCTTATGTGTGCCTATTTCTTTCTTAGCTAATCTAGTTACTATCCAtgagcaatttttttcttgtgcaCCTGTGTAAACTGTGTAACTTACTTTATTACATGCATGAAATATTGTGTTTGCACAGGTTCGCAAAAGTGATGACAATTGCAAAGTGGACCAGGAAGTTGAACCAACATGCTGTGATGAACCTGATCCCATCATCTGTCAAGATACAGGTCTGTAATTTGCATGTTTAGTTTCCCCATCATTGCTTCTTGGTCTGAGCCAGGACTGAGGTGCCAAACTTTTAGAACTAGAATGTGTACACACTGCATACAAGTCACTGAACAGCTAAATGGTAAAGCTCTGCTGATTATACTCATATACTGTTAATTTTGGTTCTCTACTAGACGAGATCTACCATGTCAGCATCTAAGTTGCTAATTGCTTACCAGAGTAAAGCACATTTTATTTGCTCTCTAATCTTTCTCTCTTCACCAATGGTTTGAATTGTGACTACCTGATTGGTTGTACTGCACATGGTCTGATGCTTGGTTTGGATTGAAATGATTCTGATAAATTTGTTACTCTAAATATGTAATCTTCTTTTGAGACCATAGACTaatatcattgagattttactAATAGTTCATGACAACTCTCTGTTCAGTATCGCAAGCTGATGATGTGAACTGGTGGGGGCATAAATTTGGATTCAAGTCAGGCGGCTTTCTAGGAGCAAAATCGCGCAAGAACAAATCTTCTGCTACAAAAGGTACTTCAAATGTCTGCCAGACATTTGGGGAAGAAGACCAAGAAAACCTATACAATCTTGTTCAGGTTGGTATTAACAGTCTATCAGATCTCCCATAATGTCCTATAACAGGACTGTCCATTTCTTAATGTGCTTTTAGAGACTTTTTAACCACATATAAGCAACTTGCCTTtgaattctatatttttcttacaGTTTGGCCTGAAATTGCAAAGTCAATTTAGACCTCTGTTGATTGATTATCGAACAAATCTGATGTATTTAAAAACATATAGATATAGCTGAGTTCTCAATAATATCCATTCCATCTAAATGGTCTTTGTAACTGCTGCAGGACAAAGCCACATCTGGAAAGCAGGGTCTTGGCATTAAGGGTCTGCCAATTAAAGTTGCCGGACACCGTTGGAAAGGGAACAAAACTTCTTTTGGTGATAGCGATGAGGAAAATTCAACCCAATCCAATGAATTATCAGAGTTGGAAGAAGATGGTGATGAGGAAGAATCTGCTAACGATAATGAACTAATAGACGCCAATGTGAATACTGTGAAAGAAATGTGCGTGGATGttaaacataaacataaaacCAAGGTCAAGAAACTTTGCAAAACAATTCTTCGTCAGGTATGGTTGTTTAATTATCATACTCTCTGTATGTGGCTTCATGTGTTGTGCCGTAATCACAACGTTTATTTACTTGTATTATTCCCAGGCCCCAGCACAATCTATGAAATTGAAGGAACTTAAGGTAGCTGTTGAAGCACATTCAGAGTCTATGTTCTCCAACTTCTCTTGTAGGCGTGAAGCTCTATTGTTCTTAAAGAGGAAGGTACgggttttctttttcatttggcAGAGGCTTTGCGATCTTTCTCTCTTTCGTTATGGAGTAATTAGGGAGCACCTACTATAGAAGGTATGGTATGTAGTTGCATAAAGAAAAACAGATAGCAGATTTGGTTGCAATGTAACTTGTTGGGATCTTCACCATAACCATTGTATCATCAGACTCATTGAATTAGAACAGAAGCTCTATTGAGCTACATGTTGCTACTGGGCAGCGGTGTAATAGCCTTATTTAACCTTTTTCTGTCTATTTTGCAGCTCCAAGGAAGCAGAAAATTCAATATTGATGGCAAACGGGTTCAGCTTGTATCGTAAATTACGAAGCCGTTCGGGTGTGACATGAAGCCATTGTGGTCATATTAGGCTATTCGTGCTTCTGATGAGTGTACGAAAGTACGGAGCACAGTATGCTTTGCGGTATAGATGTAAGAAGTAATACCCCTCACGCATGGGGGgtcaaattttgcaaaacttACGAACGGCTGAGATGCTAATTGTGTGTACACTGTTGAGCACATTTGATTTTCATCGTTCATTTCCCTACAGCAAATGTTTGGCAGCCGGTTCTGAATACCAATGCACGTCAATATTGTACCTTAGCTGGTGTATTAGCTGGTGTATCTTCAATTATTATACTTCTGTTTGGAGCGTGTGGTATATGATTGGAGCTAGTTTGTGCCAACGTTCAGAGGCGCTCTACTtttagaacatgttttttgcaCATTGATTTTGTTATTATCTGAAACCGGTGCCACCCCCTGATGATTTTGCCTGATTAATTCGTCATGctagttaaaaatatatttatttgttaaaaaaaaattgttgtattgatatttaaatttactttcatatggttataatatATGAGAAGTCAAGGtaaaagattagttttgaagaccgtgtcaaCTTTGATCGAGATTtgtattatattatgggatagagggagtagtactgtTTTAATTTCACCAGATATACACAAACCCTGGTAATTCTACATTTCTACTTACCTGCCACGTGGCACTTTACATTCGCATAGTCAGCTTCGTTCACAGCGGTaggcggcggcccggcgtcTTGAGGCGATGCGCATTGGTCGGGGGAATTCGGGATAAGCAGCGAAGTCATTCATGGTCACGCCAGCGACGCCGAGGCCGTCGCGGATCCTGCCGCGAGCGTCGCACTCCCACTCCCAGCcggccgccgtcggcctcgcgtccgaccgcgccgccgccgccaccgtctcctcccgccgccgccgcaacttcGTCTTCGTCGTCAACCCCTCCGGTactcccccctcctccaccccgctACCCTTACCCCCTATCCTATGCGCGCTCTCAACGCCCTTCACGTCGTCGCAGGCGCCAATGGCCGCACGGGCAACCAGTGGAAGCAGCTGCTCCCGCACCTCCGCACCCGCTTCGCTGACCAATGCGATGTAAGACTTTCGATTTCTCTTAGATCCCTGGATCGTAGCATCCTGAACCGGAAGCTGCAATTGCTGTATGAGACCATATTTGGGATCAGATCCCCATGCTAATTTGGGGGCTCTACGGAATGTTCTGATTTGTTGGTATTGCGTGATCAGATTTGTGAGTGCATCACCTCGGCCCCGTTCGACGCCATAGATATCACGAGGGAGGTGTGTATGGGCTTCCTATAGCTGCCAGTATCCAATTGCTAATTTCCCCTTTTGGTTTTCTTGttacaatgtgtgtatgatgatgatgatgtaggCTGTAAAGGATGGGGCTGATGCCGTGATTGCTGTTGGTGGTGATGGAACACTTCATGAGGTATTATTTGTGTTGACTTTTGCAATATGGATACAACCTTTGTACTAAATTTGTCCAGAAACTTGATATTCAAATACGGTAATATTTGTGGATGGAATGTGCAGGTCGTCAATGGCTTCTTCTGTAAGGGAAGTCCTGTCCATGCTCTTGATCAAGGACCTGATCATTCCACAGCGCTTGGTGTGAGTGTACTTAGTTTCTAGCTATTCTATCCAATCAGATCACCCTTCTAGCCTCTTAAATTAAGCATTAGACTATTCTGAACTGAAATGTTTGTTTATGCACTGGAATTTGTTCGGTAGTGAAGCGGATTGTTTTTCTCTGACAGCTCATTCCACTTGGAACTGGTTCAGACTTTGCAAGGACATTTGGCTGGTATATTTCTCCAGCATAATCTACATATGGTGTTTAGATAACCTCTACTTTCACTGGActgatgtttctttcttttgtgcAACCAGGACAAATGATCCTCATGAGGCGATTGATCGAATTGTGAGAGGTTCCTTCTTTGATTCTTCTTTTATAGTGTGTGCTGTCAGTCCATACTCGTGGTCTCATAGTGGTCATTCATCTCCTGGTATATGTATATGAATGCACAGTAACATTATTAAAGTACCAGTTGTCATATGACTAGCCAGGTGATTGGGTTTGTCTTAAAAGATTTGAAATAAAGTTTTTGGAAGCATAACAATGAAATTGCTATTATAAACTGGCCATCTTCATGAAAATATACAAAAACTAGATTTATGTCTACTACGAATTCGCAATCATAACATATGAGGCTCACAGGTGCATATTTTTGCAGGAGTCAAATCAAAACTAGATATAGGTATGATGGAAGGCCCAGATGGAAACCCACATTATTTTGTTAATGTTGCTGATATCCATTTGTAAGTCAAGCATGGCTCATTTGACCTGTGAAATTCAATGGATggtttgaaaaggaaaaaattgcTCTGCACCTGCAGGAGTGCTAAGGCGGGTTATTTTTCTTCTATGTACAAGAGATTTGGCAACGTATGCTATGTTTTTGGAGCGCTCAGAGCCTTTTGGGGACATAGTAATCGAGATCTTAGAATAAAGGTTTGCATCGCACTGGTTTTAGAAGGAAGCTTAGTTGCAATCTTACTGATTTTTTCGTCATTATCAGTCCCACACCTCTTGAATTTACTAGTGCATATAATAGGTAAATGGTGGAGAATGGAAAACCATTCGTAAAGTCACTGCACTATGCATAGGAAATGCCAAATACTTCGGCGGTGGTATGAAGATCACTCCAACAGCTGATCCTTTCGGGGGTGACCTTGAGGTGCCTAAAAAGTCATTTTTCTTTATAGTTTTGAGTAAGCATTAAGAAAAGTTAGCCTTTGTTAATTTATGTGTCATTTCATAGGTCGTTATTCTTCAAGATTTCAAATGGCATGATTTCCTGCTCAAGCTTCATAGATTGTATGGAGGAACTCATCTATCAGTGACTGGTGTGTCATCGATAAGGTAAGGGGACTCCGCTAATGAATCTTAGTGTTGCTCTACTTACTTTAAACAATGCTGAGTTAAGGGTTGTACTTCTGGTTGGTTTCATCCAATAACCCTTCAGTTGTTATTTGGCATATAGGTCAGATCTCCGGACAGATTAATCTTGTTAGCATCATCACTGGTAGTTTTGCTATGACATGATGGCAATCAAAATTGTTGAGGAATATTTATTCGAGCTCTATGCCTCTATTGCTTTCCTCCTGATATGTGTCTCATTAGTTCTAAAACAGGATTCAATGTTTGTTAAGCCTTCTCAAAATAGCTAACATCACTATTAGGCTGTTTAACTGGGTATTCTATTTGGGGTCACTAAGTGACAATATTTTTGTCGCAGAGTTCAGTCGATTGAAGTAGCAGAAAAGGAAGTTAGTGCTGACATCTTTGTGCAATCTGATGGGGAGCATTTTGGTTTTCTTCCAACCAAATTTTCAGTTCTTCCCGGTGCAGTTGATTTCTTCTGCTAGATTAGTATGCTTCTTCCTGTGGGATACAAAGGTTTCTTAATCCTTGTCAAGTCACTAC from Oryza glaberrima chromosome 3, OglaRS2, whole genome shotgun sequence carries:
- the LOC127767153 gene encoding G-patch domain-containing protein 1, producing the protein MAAPEAPSCYVGIARQSAAFRLMKQMGWEEGEGLGKDKQGIKGHVRVKNKQDTLGVGVDSPHNKWVYDTTQFDNILKKLKVQSATPAIKEFEDDVSNSPDSTPKEAKPTNNEVTKVTRPQGRYKKRERGKSVSGYSAKDLEGILVRKSDDNCKVDQEVEPTCCDEPDPIICQDTVSQADDVNWWGHKFGFKSGGFLGAKSRKNKSSATKGTSNVCQTFGEEDQENLYNLVQDKATSGKQGLGIKGLPIKVAGHRWKGNKTSFGDSDEENSTQSNELSELEEDGDEEESANDNELIDANVNTVKEMCVDVKHKHKTKVKKLCKTILRQAPAQSMKLKELKVAVEAHSESMFSNFSCRREALLFLKRKLQGSRKFNIDGKRVQLVS
- the LOC127767154 gene encoding sphingoid long-chain bases kinase 2, mitochondrial, which produces MVTPATPRPSRILPRASHSHSQPAAVGLASDRAAAATVSSRRRRNFVFVVNPSGANGRTGNQWKQLLPHLRTRFADQCDICECITSAPFDAIDITREAVKDGADAVIAVGGDGTLHEVVNGFFCKGSPVHALDQGPDHSTALGLIPLGTGSDFARTFGWTNDPHEAIDRIVRGVKSKLDIGMMEGPDGNPHYFVNVADIHLSAKAGYFSSMYKRFGNVCYVFGALRAFWGHSNRDLRIKVNGGEWKTIRKVTALCIGNAKYFGGGMKITPTADPFGGDLEVVILQDFKWHDFLLKLHRLYGGTHLSVTGVSSIRVQSIEVAEKEVSADIFVQSDGEHFGFLPTKFSVLPGAVDFFC